In the Hordeum vulgare subsp. vulgare chromosome 7H, MorexV3_pseudomolecules_assembly, whole genome shotgun sequence genome, one interval contains:
- the LOC123409714 gene encoding FHA domain-containing protein FHA2, translating to MPNVKSAAGPGAIPAGPSGGDGEVEAGFAKLQGEDFEYYMQTYSIMLGRNSKKSTVDVDLSSLGGGMNISRHHARIFYDFQRRRFALDVIGKNGCLVEGVLHLPGNPPVKLDSQDLLQIGDKKFYFLLPTRSIFASFAARQAPVIPPQIPPPVYARPGHPRVSEFHDRFSEGDYGRDSDDIGNGVGEVGMKGKLKRTKKSPGDLDIYGGHRINVEAIGTLGEDNRSEIRSRGDKDVDNHHILQMEEKEVVSSVATVLSDLCGPGEWMPMKTLHTELMDQFGNVWHHTRVRKYLTADDWSPIEAKGRPWYGLLGLLRKYPEHFVINTKSKGRAISEFVSLVSLLS from the exons ATGCCCAACGTCAAGTCCGCCGCTGGTCCCGGTGCCATCCCTGCCGGACCCTCCGGCGGCGACGGTGAAGTGGAGGCAGGGTTCGCCAAGCTGCAGGGTGAGGATTTCGAGTACTACATGCAGACCTACTCCATCATGCTGGGCCGCAACAGCAAGAAATCCACGGTGGATGTGGATCTCTCCAGCCTTGGTGGAGGGATGAACATCTCGCGCCATCACGCGCGGATATTCTATGACTTCCagcgccgccgcttcgcgctcgaCGTCATCGGCAAGAACGGCTGCCTTGTTGAAGGTGTCCTGCACCTCCCCGGAAATCCTCCTGTTAAGCTTGACTCGCAGGACCTCCTTCAGATTGGAGACAAGAAGTTTTATTTCCTATTGCCCACGAGGTCCATCTTTGCCTCGTTCGCTGCTCGGCAAGCCCCTGTTATTCCTCCGCAGATCCCGCCGCCAGTGTATGCGCGGCCAGGGCACCCTCGTGTGTCCGAGTTCCATGACCGCTTCTCTGAAGGTGATTATGGCCGGGACAGTGATGACATTGGGAATGGTGTTGGTGAAGTTGGAATGAAGGGCAAGCTGAAGAGAACCAAGAAGTCTCCTGGAGATTTGGACATCTATGGTGGACATAGAATCAATGTTGAAGCAATAGGAACATTGGGTGAAG ACAATAGATCAGAAATAAGATCAAGGGGTGACAAGGATGTGGACAACCATCACATTCTtcaaatggaagagaaagaagtCGTGTCATCTGTTGCGACTGTGTTATCTGACCTCTGTGGCCCCGGCGAATGGATGCCTATGAAAACACTCCATACAGAG CTTATGGACCAGTTTGGCAACGTGTGGCACCACACCAGGGTGCGGAAGTACCTGACGGCTGACGACTGGTCGCCCATTGAAGCCAAGGGGAGGCCATGGTACGGGCTGCTGGGGCTGCTTAGGAAGTACCCGGAGCACTTCGTCATCAACACGAAGTCCAAGGGCAGGGCGATCTCGGAGTTCGTCTCGCTGGTTTCCTTGCTCTCCTAG